In Rhodopirellula sp. P2, the DNA window CCGAGACGCGAACACCAGCAATCACCCATCGCTCCATCGAGAATCTTTCCGTGTCAGCCCTTGCCAAACCCTTTCGATGCAACAGGTCACGCAGGATACGCAACCGGGTTGGACCATCGCCAATCAAAACACCCCTGCGGCTTGCCTCGATCGCCTTCGGCTTGCTCACGCTCAACAGCATCGCAGCCGTACGACTGGATGCCGCTGAGCAGCCGAACATCATCTTCATCTTCGCCGATGATTGGGGCTACGGGGACCTGGGCATTCACGGCAGTTCCTTTTGTCAAACCCCGCACCTGGACCAGATGGCAAAGGAAGGAACGGACTTCGCGAACTTCACCGTGAACAGTCCGGTCTGTTCGCCCAGTCGCGTTGCTGTGATGACAGGACAGTTTCCGGCTCGGCACTGTGTGCACCAACACTTTCAAAGTGTGAAAGCGCACATCAATCGTGGGATGCCCGATTGGGTCGATCCACAGGCTCCTATGCTTCCTCGAATGCTGAAGAACGCGGGTTATCACACGGGCCACTTTGGAAAGTGGCACCTGGGCAGCGTTGCTGACTCGCCGACCGAAGACGCTTACGGCTACGACCGCTTCGCGACATTCAATGGCTCGGGAAAGAACGAAATCTCAAAGGGCGGACTGGCGTCGGTGGACCATGCCGAAGCATTCATCCGCGAGTTCAAAGACGCCCCTTTCTTCATCAACCTCTGGCTTCATGAGGCGCACACCCCACACTTGCCTCAGAAACCATTCCTTGAAAAGTTCCAGCATTTGAACGACGCCGAACAGGTTTATGCGTCCATCATCGCCGAAGCGGATGAGGGTGTCGGACGAATCCTCGCGTTGCTGAAGGAAGTCGGCCTCGATGAGAAAACGATTGTGGTTTTCTCCACCGACAACGGTCCGGAGCATTCCACCGATGAAAAAGATCACAAAGGCCAAGGACTGGGAAAGTACTATTCCGTCGGACAAACAGGTGGGCTCAAAGGTGAGAAGCGTTCATTGTTTGCAGGAGGAATCCGAGTCCCGTTCATCGTGCGTTGGCCCGGCGTGGTTCCTGCCGGAAAAACAGACAGGACCTCCGTTCTGACGGCAGTTGATCTGCTGCCAACCTTTTTGGATGCCGCAGGGGTGGCGTTGCCGGAGGGATACCAACCGGATGGTCAAAGCGTGCTTTCCGCTTGGAAGGGACATCCGTTCGAAAGAACCCAACCCATTTTCTGGGAATGGAAAGGGGGCGACTCACAAGAATACACCTGGCCGTCGATCGGCATTCGAGACGGCCAATGGAAGATGCTGGTCAACCAAGCAAAGAAGATGACGGAACTCTACGATCTGGAAAGTGACTGGGCCGAGCAACGCAATGTCGCGGCGGAGTATCCTGACGTCGTTGATCAGTTGTCCCAAAAACTCGACGCTTGGAAAAACACACTGCCCATCGCTCCCAGCGAAAACAGCCTGTCGAAGGTTCGAAAGAAGTTCCAAAAGTGAATCGCATGACAAAGCTGAGTTCTTTCCAACCCTGCGTCCTGATCTTGTTGGCGTTTTCGATGGCAGCCGGCAATGGCTCTGCC includes these proteins:
- a CDS encoding sulfatase family protein is translated as MLTLNSIAAVRLDAAEQPNIIFIFADDWGYGDLGIHGSSFCQTPHLDQMAKEGTDFANFTVNSPVCSPSRVAVMTGQFPARHCVHQHFQSVKAHINRGMPDWVDPQAPMLPRMLKNAGYHTGHFGKWHLGSVADSPTEDAYGYDRFATFNGSGKNEISKGGLASVDHAEAFIREFKDAPFFINLWLHEAHTPHLPQKPFLEKFQHLNDAEQVYASIIAEADEGVGRILALLKEVGLDEKTIVVFSTDNGPEHSTDEKDHKGQGLGKYYSVGQTGGLKGEKRSLFAGGIRVPFIVRWPGVVPAGKTDRTSVLTAVDLLPTFLDAAGVALPEGYQPDGQSVLSAWKGHPFERTQPIFWEWKGGDSQEYTWPSIGIRDGQWKMLVNQAKKMTELYDLESDWAEQRNVAAEYPDVVDQLSQKLDAWKNTLPIAPSENSLSKVRKKFQK